The genomic stretch CACCATATTCATCAAGGTGGGGGTGTTAACTCATTACTATGAGAGGATGGTGTTCATTCACAGCGCTGTACAATGTGAACAGAAAGACATTATTCTTTGCAGCGCTTGAAGAGATTTATGGGAGCTGAGAGGATGGAGGCAGCACAAAAATTTAAAACATTTGGTCTATGTCGCTTTTGAGACTTTTTCTTTCCTGTAAGccacatatatatttaagttgtatcaatttattacatttttagttcTATTTTTATACCAAAGGATAACTTCTATGTGGACTTCTGTATATATCCTGTATttttcaaactgtatttttccCAGCATACATTAGCACACATTAATACTTTAGAAGCAGCACTCTACCAATAAACCAAACATGTTGATGTTCCTTCTTTTCAAAGATTAAGAGGGAAACGAGTAATAATGCATAGTCGAGACACCGAAACATTGTTGGCTCATTGTGGTTATTATGGTTCACATCACATATTCAGTTTTCCCCttttaatatgtgtatatatttggaactccacattgatttattaccatattaaaaacaagcaattcagtattaatgttattagtgGGAAAACATCTGCATTTTGTCAATGGCGAACATCATTATACAAATTAAGCCGACTGTCATCGTGTTCTGCAATATCACTTTCCAGATGTAAACACAGCTgcttaacttttaaaaaaacacaataaccGAGCAGCAAACAAGTCTCACCGAGTAGAACAGATGTTGTGTACAACCATGTTCCTCCTTCTGACACCAGCAAACACCCACGTGTGATTGACATCTGGTGTTAAAAATGACCTTTTTCTACAGACCTGGGCCAACAATGGACAACTTTAACCTCTCGCATATGTACCTGAACATATAAAAGGATAAAAGACAATCCTTAAAATGTTATGATAAACATATTCAGTTATCAATCTGACTTACATTTTTACACCATACAactctgacacaaacacacaacacacatatcAGAGAATGTTTTGTAATGAATGTAGCTTGCAATAAAATTCTAACTTTTGAATTGCACGTCTGTAAAAAACTAAACCTAATGAAACTGTAAATTATAGTGTGGGCGCTAGGGTCCTGCACACATCATCAATTCCCAGCTATGCATTGTGTTGTAGGAACCTTACGGTGCAATTACTTGTCCTTCCCTCCCCTGCCAAAGTGGCGTGGGCAGAAAAGCTTCTGTTAATCATGAGCTCTATTTTATCACTTCCAGGTAGAGACCCTTTGCTGTGCGAGGGAGCCGCATTAGGACACTCGCCGAAAGATCCCAAACCTGCATTACCATAATTATAGCTAAAATGTCAGCAAAAAACTGGGTATTCATAATTCCCCATCTCTccctgttttaaaaatgttgattttCAGCTCCACTTGACGACCCTGCAGCCCAATACCAACTGTGAAAAAGTGAGAGTTCGTTCACTGGAACAAAAGCCTGTCCATATGTAGTCATCGCCTCTCGTGTGGGCAGTTTGTACGGAGAACCATCAGTGACAGCAAGCCCCAACCACCTCCTATGGTTCATGTGTCTATAATGTACATTACAGTAAGAGAGTGTGTTTgcctctgtgcatgtgtgtgtgtgtgtgtgtgtgtgtgtgtgtgtgtgtgtgtgtgtgagagagagaaagagagacagagtgcaTAATAGAGGGAGAAATGGAACTATTACTGTGAGCTGTGCGTGTGTTCTCCAGTATGTGTATTCCATTAAATGCAAGCACGGTGTACCAGTGTTAATCTATGTGAGTGGCCAAGCAGGCGGCAGAGAGTGAGTCAGTGCGGGGGTGCAGACCTGGAGTGAGGGTAAGGGGCCAACTAATACTGAGTGGCAGTTGATAATGCCACACCGTTATATCAGCATCTGCCCTCCGGCTCCATGCTTACCTCTCcgagcctgctgctgctgctgctgccatcaAGCATTtcagaagagacacacacatgcacgcacaatGACATGACTGCCTTGCAAACACTCCACATTCTGCAGCAAACAGTTCCTTGCACAAAATCTAATCAAACAGAGGTTATGTGGTGCCTCGAGCCATCGTAACAAATTACAACTTCATCTAATGTGTGCATATCTCGCCTgccaacacaaaacaaatatttgcgCAGAAACAAAGCACCATTTTATTTCCCAGGTAGAGagttagcatgcaacacaggACTGTGTAATTGCTGCAGCGTCACTATAAGCTTTTTGTATGTATCTTTTTGATAAGCTTAAAACCCTTTAAAATTAGACATCAAAGAGGATATTTCTGTTCATCTGCACCTTATATTTATCTGATCAGATAAGAAGTATCAGGAATCTAACATTCACATCAGTAGAGCGTGACATTTTGAATCAGGCCACActataatgaatgaataaagtcGGCCTCATGTGACGTCTGCGGCTAATATCCAATTAACCTTAGAACAACGCTGATAATATGGAATCCCTGTCTGTGGTTAACTGAAAGTACAGTGCCAGTAttaacacagcacacacagaaaaaaacaaacatccatgacgtgcgcacacacatacacacacacacacatgcacacacacacacacccacacacacacacacacacacacacacacacctggaaatGAAAGCCGTGATGCAGTGAGAAACAAACCCGTATGAGGACTGACAGCAGAATATAGAGGCACACACGGCCAGGGCGGAGACTTGGCACTGATAAATAAAGTGTATGGAAATGAGCTTGGATTTAACATTGTGGATGAACTTGTTTCTAGATTATCCAGCACATGAATTCCAGTGATGTCAACAAGAAAGCTGCATATCAGACATACTGTAGCTGCACTTATTTGCCCTTGAACCATAATGTACAAAATGCTCCATTACAGCAGACCCTGGGAATTACTGGTTGACAGTGGAagtggtttttattttataataaatagaGCAGAAATAAAGttggaaaaagaagagaggTGTTTTCACATGAGTGGGTCATATAACCGAAGCATCCCTCCACAACCCAAAGTTGTTTACTCCGGGTAGCCTTTGATTCTTATCCTGTTTCAGGCAGGACTAGTGAGGTTTAAAGCCTTTGGGCAGACTTAATTCCGCACTGCAAAGCTGCTGAATTTTTCTCCTCGCCTTGGTATTGATAACGATCAGAATTAGAGTCAGATAGCATACAAGTAATTATTAAGAAAAGCTGTTCATATACATGCATTGATTGCTGGAAACACTTTATGATAAGGCTATAAATACGGTTCTTAAGTATAGCGCAACTAATGCATGAGTCATAATGATTAAATTAATCATAAATGAATGCAGGATGCATCAGGAATTCCAGTTGGTCAATTTTGAACAATTATCGAGTcactatgagatcacatgatTACAGCATGCTTAATTTATCATCAATCAATATATCTGAAATCACACTTCATTTATCACCAAATTAGGTGACAGTACCAATTCTCATATCAATAGGAAGCTGTTTAATCAAACTGGTACCTGAATGTAAACTTTTACACATTTCTACAATGTAAACAGTTGCTTTCAATacaaactaaaaaataaaatcttatGTGCCATGTGATGTAGATGATTGCATCTGACTACCATAAAACAAAAACGTTTAAGAGAATAGGTTCTCCTGCTTTTAGAGTGGCAGATCTAAATGCATGGGTCTGAAATGTCCTTCTCTCTCTACATAACTGGATTCAAACTCATTTGGGGGAGTATAAATGCACGTAACTATATCACATAAAATCAAAGGGAGTTTATTTCTGAATGGCGAGCAACAATAATTCATGTTATGTCCAATATTCATTCATGCCTTAAATCACCGCATTATTGTAAAGGGTTACCGATTAGGACACAAATGGTTACTcacttgtgtctctgtggtgtgAAAAAGAATGGCGATATGTTTAGAGCACAATGTGctgcagacagatggagagcagCCAGAAATCATGTGAGACAGCGGGTGGAACATTGTGCAATCCCTGGAAATTGAGCAGAAATTGAGAAGCAAAGCACTGCTCCCCGTGGCCCGTAAGCCATGTAGCCACAGAGGATCAGGGCCACCTCAGACAAAAGCCTAACAACGAGGCTGCAAGAAAAATCATCCCCTGGAGTGCACACCACTTTTATGTCTGCAGCCGCAGATACAAGTCATTGATTCTGTAGAGCACGTCACTAAATGACCCTAATTGATAGCTTGTGAATGaggtcacatttttattttttttcacccccTGCTCCTGAATCCATGACAAACCGGtgcagaggaaggaaggaacaagGGAGGAAGAAGCAACACAACCTTTAAcatgcaagaaagaaaatggcTGCGCACCAGCTCTATCTCTacaattttctcttttcattgaGGAAAAGTACTATTTCATTCATGCCATTTCCGTTCATTCATCAGCTGGGGCCAGCCTAGACTCACAGTGCCATCTCCACACCAACATCCTTATCAATGGACGTGACGTCAGGACTGCCTGCAGCTGGGGGGGCGGGAGGGAgggttggggtgggggtgggtcaCGTGGTTCAATGAGGGGTATATACAATAAAGTTGCGCTGACAGTGGGGCTGAAAACATTCACCCAATTGTACATTAGCACCAGGGCTGCTGCCATACAAACTCACCGCACAACTAAATAAAGGTCCGCTAGTTTGTTTTTTCCTTGATGTTGGCCACAAGCTGAAGAGAGAGGGGGCAAACTGAAATTCTATCAGGTGATCTACTTGAAATAATCTTGGCTTTAACCGCGTTGTGAGTTTCACCACtttcccaccccccccccagtggGACTCCAGGTAAGTGGAACGAAATCTCATTTTGTCATTTACAAGCAGGAATTGTCAAAACGTGTTTTACTGCTATTTAtctaatagttaaaaaaaaataagaagagagAGGCGTGTTGTAGGCTTGAAGTGTGTGGAAGAAATCTCAACCTAATCAGAAGAAGTCATCTGTTAGCCACAACTGGGCAACTGTTGTCTAATTGAAAAGTAGATATGTGCTGCGACTGTTTATGTAtgatcttttgttttgaagtaAAACTGAATATAATTAGCAACTATTAAGAAATAATTTcacaattataatttttttataattttttttgttgaaactttAATAATCATTACTAAATTGAGAAATGACCACACTTTATTTACAAACCAAGTATTTAACATGCATGTattaatatgtataataataatgcatagTTGTAACAGCAAAAAAAACCATAGAATATGCAATTTCGTTTGGGGGGAAAATTAAAGAGTTAATGCGTGTAGAATTATGTCTAAGAAATATGTCTGCGTGCAGCTGCTGCTCAAGAGACCACGTAAAAAACAGTCAATTTTATTCAAAGGTGAATATaacaaaaaagtgcaatttTTAGTGGTTTAAAGCCACAATAAATCTTCTGttttaaaattataattaaaCAAGAGTATACATCACGCTCAAAGGCCAGCTACCTTATtaggtggattttttttttttttaggtttccAGCCTGCTGATCCAGTTTATAAAATCggaaattgtttaaaaaacaattgtgcTGCACGCTGTGCTGCCCAAATGTGTGCTTGTCTGCATTCCAGCACTGCCACTGAATAGAAACATGCCCACACCACACAAGGACAACGCCGCGTTACTTACTGATTGCTTCCCCGGTTCcttgtgcaacaaaaaaagctgcatcctctcaaATTGACCATCCAGCTCATTTACAATTTGGATGGACCGCTCAGGGACCGTAGGGTTAAATAACTCAACCGCAGCCGCCAGCTTTACGCATGACTTCCCCGTGCGTGCAGTCTTTGTACCGGTGTCCTGGTCACATCGCGTTGAGGCACGGAATACCAAAATCACAGCCAATACAGAGACAGAGCTCAGAtcaatgtgtttgttctgcatATTTCTTATCAAATAGAGGTGTTGCGCTTAAAATGGCAAGTACGTGCGTTCTGGTTGGATTGGATTGGAGAAAGAGGtgagagatttatttttttatgcaagAAATTCAGATTGTAAATTCGATTCGTGCATTTCTTTACTCTTATAATAGTTTACACGGTTAAATCTAACAGGATACTACAAATACGAGAGCATGCATCAATTTATCCGCGCGGTGGAGAGATAATGGGTTTTAACGCCACGACTACAGGCATAAAAATGGCTCATGGGTAGGTTCGAAGCGCAATTTCTATATGCAAATGATTACCTTCCACTTGAAATGCATGGGCAATTAGATATCGAAATATGGTCAGATTAGACTCTCATCTCTGTGTTTTCCAGATATAcatttacatggtaaaaacagaaCATAAAAGAAATATTATAAACTAGGTTTCGATTTTTCATTATGAACatccagaataaaaaaaacaaaagagagagagaaggaagcaaCTTTCTTTGTTGGATTTGGCTTGTCTCATCACTGCTGCTTTGTTCTCctatacatttgtttatttaaaaactgCTCACAGTGGTAATGCATTCAAATGGTAATCTATATGTTGGCTGTGTATAGTCTTTAAATCATCTATACTCATCTACTGTACATGTTATACTCTTCATAAAACAGttgtatattatttaaatgatctaTTTTGCCTATATTGCCATTTGAAATTCCATGTAATAGTGAATTCAAAGATATAAACTACAACAATTGTCAATAATTTCTTGTGtcttgtccttctccctctgcctcctccttcttcttcttcttcttcttcttcttcttcttcttcttcaggtgcTTAACCTCCCTCCTGCCAGTTCTGCATGGTCATGACCTGTCATCACGCCACTTCCACAGCCCACCTCATCCTATTGGTCCTGCTCATTGTCACTCAACATCTGGCTGGTACTGCCCCTGCGTGGGGtgagggaggggtggaggggcgCACCCGGACAGACCGTAGAGAGGACAACCTCGCCCCCTTTCTCTTGCCCCCACCCCAGAGCCTCTCCAGCCCTGACAACGGTTTGCTAGACCAGGGCCAGGGCCCAGGTCAAGACAACCAATCAGATAAAGTGATGGACCCTGCGCAGGTGCTCGCTGTGCTTTTGGAGGCCCTGGACCACCCAGGGGAGAGTGCAATCCAGACGAGCAGAGACAGAGTCTGGGAAGACGATGAGAGTCAGAAACTGCCCTCCATTGAAGGCGTGGTGGGTGGTGAGATAAGAAGAAcaggggagacagagggagagtggggggtggaggaggaagaggaggaggggcgagGGGCTGATAAGGTTATTGAACAGCTAATTGTAGGCCATTTGACAGCTGCTCAGGGTGATGACTTAAAGGAAAGGGATGAGGAAGATAAAAACACAAGGTCGGAGGAGAATCAAGGGTGGTCTGTGGAGGATGTGGGAGCTAATAGTGTAAAcgagaaagaaggaaaagaggaagatgaggggcaggaggagggaaaTAATTTAGAAAGTTTGTTAAAGAAGGCCAGGCCAAGTTCTGCCTTACAGGGTGATGATCCATCTTTACAACGCAAAATAAGAGGCTACTTCCAAAACATTGACTTGGGTCTCCAAGATAATGAGATCCTGCCTCCTCTGAAGGGCTACAAAGCATACAACACTCAGCTCGCACGAGCCGGAAAGAAGCTGCACTGGGAGGAGAACCAGGACCGCAACCGACCCGTCAATGGGGGCAACTTCATGGATGACTTTgatgatgaaggagaggagctggaggaggaggttgaagaagaagaggagagccTCTCCCACATGGAAGAGGAAGCAAGAGCGCGCGCAGAGAAACAGGAGGTTCTTcggcagcaggaggaggcggagcgagccagagaggaggagcaaaGGCTGGCAGACATTGCCTCCGACATGCTGCTGCAGTACATGGGGAGGAAGCAGCAGTCCTACATGAAGCCCCGGCAGAAAAGCAGCATGGGGCCCGCCAGCAACACTGCTGAGGACAAGCGCTCCGAGGAGGTCATCCCCGACGAAGATGACGTGGACCAGCAAATGATCGATAGGCTGATTGAGATCAGCAGCAAGCTCCACCTGCctgctgatgatgtcattgaGATTATTAGTGacgtggaggagaagaagaagaaaaggaaagagctGCAACAGTTGCCAATCAACAGCAACCCTGTAGCCCCGCGCTTCAGGCCTCTGGTACCTCCTCCTCTGGCTGCTCCGCCTATCTACCACTACACCGCCTCAAAAAACCCAAAGAAAGCCCCTTATAGATACAACAAGTCCAACAAGAAATGGCACAAGGACAACGTCATGTCATATAAGCAGGACTATTGGTATAAGCCCCAGAAGCAGCTTGACTACTGGTATAAACCCCAGAAACAGTTTTTAGCCTTCCCCTCCTATCCATACTACCAGAAGCCATATCGAGCATACTACCCTGTTTATTTCCCATATCCCAAACCACAATATTATGGCAAGCCCTCCCCCTCCAGAGACCAGCCGTTCGGCCCCCAGGAACTTGACCTCCAGCCCCCAAGGCGCAGGCACAGGGCTGGGGGTAAGAATCGCGGACAGGGCTGGAGGCAGCAGCCAGTGCCGCGCCTTCCTCCCACCCCTTATATCTCTAACTATATCCTGCCTCACCCACGGACCTACCAACCCCTACCTCCGCCCAAACCAATAACCACACCCAGGAGAGGAAGGCGACCCCCGTACTACTATCAACAAGTCACACCGAGAGACGACTACGAGGAAGATGGGCTGGTGCCTCAGTTGGACAGTGAGGAGGAACTGGAAAACTTTATTGAGAGGATCTACATGAAACGCAGAATGTATTGAGAGACTTTTTGGACATTCGTCAGATCAGATGGACTGACAAGAGGTGGGATAGATATACAGTAGCTGGAGAAAAGCTAAATGAGAGGGCGGGAAAAAGATTCGGGGGAGATATGTGTTTTGAGCCTGATGGAAATTGAAGGGTCCTGAAGTAAAATGTTCGAGTTATGTTGTTTTAATCACTGTATTTCTTTGCTGATTTTCTCGGTCAGGGAGAGGATGAAGCAGTCCCAGTTTAATCTCCCTGTAACCATGTTTAGCCTCTTGCTCAGTTTACATTTTGAAACAGAACATACCATGGTGTATGTCTGCCTCCATTCAGGTCAATTTCTGAAGCTCTTGCATTGTTCAGAGATttctagaggacacacacacacacacacacactcacacacacacacacacgcacacacacacacacacacacacacacacacacacacacacacacacacacacacatttttgacaCATTCATAAGGAGTTGTGCCCATTTTAAGAGAACCATGTTTACAACATCACTTTGTATCTTGTATCATCACTATGTCATATTTCAAAACTAGAGTAGTTTAATGACTTCTTAGCTACACACATATAACAAAAGAACACGGCTTTGTCAAATGCTCAATGacaatatattgttgttgtatttgatgTGTGTAGTTGACCCTATTATTCCCAATTGGATCTACTTTAAACAGCTGCAATTTGCAAAGGTGTCAAACACACGCATTTCAATCAAGATTCAGATTTTTGCCTTACAAGCAGCATGGTTCTATAAGGGAAATATCTGAGATCGAGACAAAACCCCATGAAATGCGGTCGATTCTGCATAATATTATCATCACAACCGGTAGAAACCCTCTGGACTCCAAAAGCACAAActtaaaaacactaaacacttCCAACCTGGTGGTCAAAGGGTTTTCAATCATTTTTGGGATCTATAAATTTATAGCACACCCACCATATTTATGGCAGATCCACCATAATCACCGTCACCGTCCCCATAAAGTACTTCTCGACCTTGTAGGAGTCCTTtttatcttcttcatcttttctCATTGTTCATCTCCATTCACATCCTCACTCacctattttctttattttttcacacGTTGTTCTTTTGCCATTTGTCTTGCATTATCCATcatctctgtttttcttttctttacaaaaaaagaagaaaaagaatactTGAAATCTTTATTCTGCagcttttttaaacagattacCACCAAGAGGCTAcaaacattttgttcattttcagaAGAAATTCATTGAAAAGTTTCAGGCCGGGGGAGTCAGGGATTGTGCTTAAAACCGTTAAATGCACGTCTTTCTACTTGCatcttaaaaaatgaaaaaaaaaaagaacaaaaaaagagaaaaaataaaacagtaaaggGAAATCCAGATGGTTGTTTTCTCTGAATAAACtgtgaacataaaaaaagaaatctcaaaaAGAAGGAGGGCCACTGTGTCCACAGTGAAGCCATCTGTCTTGTAAAAGGagagtgttgttgttgatgtcaCCTTTAGCATTGTAAGATGaacagtgtgaaataaatatGCCCGTGCAATGTGTAAATAACAGCATGATGATTAATAGTTTTGCTatatgataaaaaataaaagcaattattttattaaagttCAGTTTTTTAATGGCTTTTTGACGAGTGCTATGTTGTACTTGTATAGCAGCACATATAAGAAGAACACTTGATACTTCAGTAATAAAAGAGGAACACAATCACTTAAAGCTTCGCGACAGAGCGACTCATATAAGTTGCATTAATATAGAGGCACATTAAGAAAAACTATAGAGGGAGTTTATTCCAAGACAGTCAAAAATGAACATGagaaaaacagcaacaatggaaaagaaaagggagaggaaTAAACGAAGAATGGAAAAATgtagaaggagggagggaaatggTAACTGCAGTGATTGATGAGTCACATGATTGGTGGATGAGTCATCCATCTTTACACTTTACTGCGCAggaccatgcacacacacaaacacacacacacacacactctctctctctctctctctctttgagctGTATGGTAATTTAGTCGCCGGAATTTAAGATAAAGATTGAATTGGCTTTCAACCAGCCAATCAGCCAGTGGAAAGGTGTTTGATAGATagtttatcttttattttgtaccATATCTTGTTTCCACAACTCCTCTTCACTCTCACTTCACACAGGCAATATGCCCTTCTGCTATAATTCCTTAAAGTGCTTCTGGCTGCAGCATGTTTGGCATCAAAACAAACTTGACATATGCAGtcagtgtacacacactgaGAGTGATTAGCAGGCTGTCAATATGGTCATTGCATGTCATCTTGCAAGCTTGCTCACCAGTTGATTGCAACGCTACCTTTCATGGCTGCATCTTGGCTTGTTGATTGATTCTTGGACACAATGTTATGAATGCAGATTCATAATTACAGCTCGTACCTTCTGTAAATATGCTATCTAGATATTTACTGACTGATTGTCAGaattaaattaagtttatttgTTGTGGCCATAGTGATTTGGTTGGGCTCTAAAAACAGCAATGCCAGCCTCATCAACAGAAACATGGGAGCCGCTGGCAGCTACGTAAGTGGCACTGTCTGTATCATTAAATATGTTCGGCAATGTAACATATGCTGCTGTATTGGTGGTATGGAAATGCAAAGGATTAGCTTGACATTGTGGCAATTTGCAGAGTTGGAGAATATCAACACCACTCATGTCTGTAGCTATAGTTTCAGCAGAAAATTACAGCACTAATGTGTGTCCAGGCCTGCTGTTTTGTCTTCCTATCATGCAAAACTACTGTTGGTGAAGTCAAATAGCTTCAGGCATCCAGCAAAAGTCACAATGAGAAAAAACACTAACGACGTGAGGCACTTTTCAGCTCTGAGTACATTTACTTCAACTCTGTGTCACTCTCATTGAAAAGAATTACTAAAAAAGCAACCACGGACCCAATATAATCTCTGATTTTGTCTCCACCAACTTCCGTGGGAAATATCTGACTCTAAGGCTGTTAAATGCTGCACTAAGTTCACCGACTAGTTGCTAAGAGAAAACACTGCCTGCTGTGTCCAAAAACAGGTGAAGCTGAACCGAAACAGGTATGTGCTATAAAGCTCTGCACACAACATCCAAACACTGACGACTTTTGATGGCTAAATTGCACTAAATACTGCTGCCATCAGAAACATCACAACATACATCGCTTTTATTCACATGCTGAGGTACCAACATCAGCTATCGTCTTTAAGTCGTAATTCTACGGATCTAACAACATAGAGAGGAAACATCTGCATTTTCTGACTCTACAGACACCTCCGCCCTCGAAGCTCCCTCAAACAACAAGATCCTATAGCGTGGTTCCAGGTCTTTAGTTGGTCCAGAGGACTTCACTAGGTCTCTACGAACTGCTGTAGGTAGTTACATTGCATCAGTGGTTtagaaaaactgtaataaagTGAGTTCATTAGAATCAAATCAGCTCAGCTCACCAATACATCGATCACAATCCAATTACACCCGAGATGACAACTCCACTACTTCAGTAtccacattttttgttttaatgagtAATTCTATTAATTCTtagtaatgcttttttttaacgtaCCTATATTTTCATCACTATTTCATGTCACATTCACTGATGCAGACAGGTCACCTGTCAACCAGTCACTGTGGACATCAGTAGTGACTGCATTGATTCAGAAGCACAATGTCTTCCATAGGAACAGGGGTCAACCCCACCCCATCTCTGCTGTCCCAGATTACTTCTGTCATCTAGCAACCAGACATCAATGAGAGTCTTTGGGAATGAGCAGTCCTGACTGAGTAAGATACTTTTGAGTCACTATACGATAACAGAAGATAACAGAGTAAAAATGAGCTCTTTTTCCTTTGAGCATTTCTAAACACAGTCTAAAGAATTGTCAAATTAAACACTACACTTTGCCGTAAAGCTGTTCTTTAAGGCTAGTTGTCAGATATGTAAATAACATTAACTGATAAAGACTGATAATCTTCTCGATGAGTGTCTCAATATTGAAAAGGTTGATGATTTAATGATGTTGATGTGCTATATGTTGGACTTCAAATGACTGGCACACCCAGTCACGGTTGGAAggtaataataaagaaaacaggaacTGGAcccaaatgttgttttaatgatgtaAGA from Cyclopterus lumpus isolate fCycLum1 chromosome 14, fCycLum1.pri, whole genome shotgun sequence encodes the following:
- the si:dkey-175g6.2 gene encoding protein Ycf2; this translates as MVMTCHHATSTAHLILLVLLIVTQHLAGTAPAWGEGGVEGRTRTDRREDNLAPFLLPPPQSLSSPDNGLLDQGQGPGQDNQSDKVMDPAQVLAVLLEALDHPGESAIQTSRDRVWEDDESQKLPSIEGVVGGEIRRTGETEGEWGVEEEEEEGRGADKVIEQLIVGHLTAAQGDDLKERDEEDKNTRSEENQGWSVEDVGANSVNEKEGKEEDEGQEEGNNLESLLKKARPSSALQGDDPSLQRKIRGYFQNIDLGLQDNEILPPLKGYKAYNTQLARAGKKLHWEENQDRNRPVNGGNFMDDFDDEGEELEEEVEEEEESLSHMEEEARARAEKQEVLRQQEEAERAREEEQRLADIASDMLLQYMGRKQQSYMKPRQKSSMGPASNTAEDKRSEEVIPDEDDVDQQMIDRLIEISSKLHLPADDVIEIISDVEEKKKKRKELQQLPINSNPVAPRFRPLVPPPLAAPPIYHYTASKNPKKAPYRYNKSNKKWHKDNVMSYKQDYWYKPQKQLDYWYKPQKQFLAFPSYPYYQKPYRAYYPVYFPYPKPQYYGKPSPSRDQPFGPQELDLQPPRRRHRAGGKNRGQGWRQQPVPRLPPTPYISNYILPHPRTYQPLPPPKPITTPRRGRRPPYYYQQVTPRDDYEEDGLVPQLDSEEELENFIERIYMKRRMY